Sequence from the Sporohalobacter salinus genome:
TTATAGTTTTTTCCTTTTCTAACATTTTTTCTTTTTGATCTATAATATCTTCTTTTAATTCCTTATATAACTCAGCAAATCTTTCTTTATATTCTTCTTCTTTAGCTATTAATTCCTGTTCACATTTTACCTGAGCCTGGTTTATCTCTTCTTTAGCCTTTTCTTCTAAAGCCAATAACTGATTATTAAATTTATCTTTCTGATTTGCAAAATAAGTATCTAATTTTTTGCGAGAAATTTTTAAAATATTTAATTTTTCACTTACTATTTGTTCTTGTAAAGCAGATTTTAATTTTTGATTTTCTGCTACAACATTTTGTTGTTCTTCTTCTAATTCTCCAATTAATTTCTGCGACTGCTCTAACTCTTCTTTCAAAACTTGATTTTCTTGAATAAAATTACTATTCTCAAATTCATTAATTAGTTTTTCATATTCGGCTAATAACTGATCCTGTTGTTGATCAAAATCATCTAATTTCTCTTTAATTTCTTTTAATCTATCCTTAATCTCCAATATAGATCCTCCTAAAATTTATAATTCTGAGCTGAAATTATTCTTTGCTCATCATAATTAATATTAATCCACCATTATCTTTATTACTAGATAATAACTAAATTTCCTCTTTTATACTTGGAAATTTAGCAAAAAATTGTATTTGAATTTATTTTTGAACGAAGCAAGATGCTTTTTTAACTTTAAAATCAAATCTAAACTTTTTAGTCAATAAATTCAATAGAATTAATAACTTTTTCCATAGTTTTTATTTTATTATTATATATATCTTTACGCCCATAAAACGATATTCTCAATTTGAAATTTTCTTTATAAACAACTATAGATTTACTCATATATTTAAATGCCTTATCTTTTCTCAAATTATAATCAATCCGATCAGTCAATCCTTCAATTCTATTGATCAAAGCTATTTTTTCATCGTTAAGATCAATTGAAGATTCTTTATTTTGAATTGAATGAAATATGGCTTTTAATTCTTTTAGTTTATCAGAATCATTTTTAATATCACTAATAAAATCTCTAACATCCCCATATTGATTTATATATTCTTCCAATTTATTACAAGTCTTTATTTTTTTCAATTCATTATATAATTGTTCAATTATATTAAACTCAAAAACTAAATTCTTACCTTCTTTATTATCTATATCAATTTCCTCATAATAAATTACTTTACCAAATTTTAATTTTTTAGCCTTTTCAAACAATTTCTTTAAAAACATTTTTTTATTTTCTTTATTTGTTCTTCCTCTCATTTCAATCATAAGCTTGAGAATTTCATTTTTCTCTTTAAAATATATTATTTTATTAAAATTACCATATTCATCAACTTGCTTATTCCAAGCCTCAGGATAACTTAATCTAATATGGTCACCAGTATATTCTTCATATTTTTTATTATGTGCTAAAGTATTTTTTTGCTTAATATTTTGCATTCTATATTTTAATTTGCAAAGACATAATTGTTTTACGGGTTCTAAAGAACTCTTAATTTCCACTTCTTCTAAAGCATTATAACGTTTTTTTAATTCTACATACTGTTTTTTTAACTCATCAACATATTCTGTACCTAAATTACCTAAAATAGCGTCAAGTCTTTTTATATGTTCAAAGTTTTTATCCACAGCTAAAAGAAATTGTTTAGGAAACTTTCGTATTAATGAGCCAGTAAGAATAAATAGATGTGTACTGTAAGCTCCATCGGTAAGATATTTGAGCCTAAATAAAATACTAAACATTCGCACATCTCCTTGCTGAACTGCTTTTTCCTTTAATTTAGAAAAATTATCAGGGGAAAAAATTAAATCTATTTCTTCTTTTCCATGTGAAATTTCTTTGGACGAAAGTTTTCTTTTAGGTAAAAATTCAAGGAATTCTTTATCATAGCTAGCGTTGTTTTTTTCAATAAATCTATTATATTTTTCTTCAAATTTATCCCAATCGTATTTACTTCTAGCCATTAAATTTTGACTAAAACTTACAAAAATAATTAGAATCAATATAAATCCAATCAAAACTTTTTTAAAATTCATATTATCTCTCCTCTAATAATTGAATTGAAAACTACTTTAGACTTGGCCCTTTACACTATTACGACAAAAGGAATAATTCCCCTCTAAAGGAATTCTATTATTGCAATTTCTCTTAAAATACAATAACTCCAGCTATTAACTGGAGCTTTGATTCGTCATACTATGTAAGTTACATTTAAATAAGCTTAGTTTTCCTGCGTAATTTTAAGTGCTTTATCTTTTTTTAATTAATTCTTGATATCTATTAGCTGGTTTATGTGAAATCAGAATTAATCTATCAACTCCAAATATAAATCTAAACTTCTATTTAATGCTTTTCTTATTATTTTTATAAAATCTTCATGATCTCCTGTAGTATGAGCCTTATCTAATGATTCATAATAACTTACTCTATCTTCATTTCTAATAATAACTGGAGGATATCCGTTCTTCATAAGTTCAAAGTTTAATAGTAATCTTGCTGTTCTACCGTTCCCATCAATAAATGGATGTATCTTTACTAAATCAGTATGCAATCTTGCAGCTCTTTCAACAGTGTGAAGTTCCTGCCCTTCGTTTTTATACCATTCTACTAAATTTTCCATTTTGGGTTTTATATTATGAATATTTTTTATTTGTTTTTCTGATAATGCTTCATTTTCTTTAACAATATCCTCTATATATAAAATTGCTTCTTTATGATTTACAACTTCAAGATGCTCTTTTAATGTTTTACCACCAATTGTTATTCCACCTCTAAAACTACCTTTGTTTCAGATAAAGTTAATGTATTTCCTTCAATAGCATTAGAATTATATGTCCAATCCAACATTAATTCTTCTCTTATACTTTCTACAGTTTTATTAGGCAAAGGTCTTTTTTCTTCAATCTTTCTTTTCTTCTTATCAATTTCTTCAAACATAAATCCCCTCCTTATATTTGTAATATATCAATAAAATTCACAACCAATTTATACTAAAATTACCACTTTAAAAGCTACCTTTATATATTAAGTATACTATTATCATAACGTCATACCGGTAATTCTGATTTCACCTGCTAGAATACGTGCCCACCGCTAAACCTTTATTATATGACTTGTAGCTGTTTTAAAATTATTCATCACTTCTATCTATAATATTAAGTACTTTCTTTAAAGGAGTATTAGTCCTTATATCAGGAACAGTATGATATTCTTCATTGGCTTTCCCATTAGGTTTTAATCCCATATCTACTGGAAATCTTATTAAAAGACCACTATTAGGAAGGGAAAAGAAAATAGGATCAAATCCTATTCCATCTCCACCTGTTTTTTCTCCAATTAAAGTAGCCCAATTAGTTGATTTACAGAATACAGAAAAGGTCTCAGAAGCTGAATAAACAGCTTTATCCACTAAAACATATATATCACCACTAAACTTTATTGAGTTTTTAGGTTCTATCTTCTTAATTTTTTTACTAAAATACTTAAAATTTTTCTCAACTTCTGGCGGATAATTTTTACTATTAGGTAATTCTTCTGTCGAATATAATTTATCTACTCTGGCTTTTATAAAGGGAATTGAATAGTTGCCACCTTTATAAGCAGAATAAGTTTTGAACTCAATTGGGTTTATAAGTAGAGGCTGCACGATATTTTTTATCCAATAAAAGTCTGATCCCCCTGAATTACCTCTAATGTCTATAATTAAATGAGAATAATCTTTTGTTTTCTTCCAAAACTCAATCAATTTATTATAATCCTTTTTTCTCTTATCTTGACTAAACCTAGGAATCTTAACATATGCAATTTTATTATCTTTTATAATTTTAAACTTTAATTTATCTTCTGGATATGAAGATTTATTACTAACATCCTTTTGATTATCTTTATATTCTCTAAATTGTTTTAACAAAAGAGAATAAGTCTCTTTCGTTTTTTCATTATTTATTACTTTTACCCAAGGAACTACTTTATCTTTATATTTTTCTTTTTTACTAACATTATTATATAATTTTTTTAACTTTTGATAAGATTGAGGACCAACAACTTTTGTATGACCATTTTCCACTTTTTGTACTATCTTTTTCAGCACTTCATAAAACTCAACATTATTTTGTGTATTAGCTATCATTGTCTCAAATTTATCTTTATGAGCTAACCAATTATAACCTGTTTTTCTTTTTTGCACTTTAAAATAAGGGTAATTTTCTTTCAACACTTTATATAGTTTATTAAAATCCTCTAATTTTTCTTTCTTAGATAATTCACTATTTTTAGCACAACCACTTATCACTAAAATCAAAGTCAACCCTAACAATAAAAAGATTTTTATTCTTTTTTTCATTAAAATCCCTCTCTTAAAAATTAAATCTAAGTCAGATGTGTAGAGTAGAAGGCAAGAATTAATTATTTACATTAACCAATATTTTTTTCTAATATCCTTTCCAATTTTTCTTCCTCCCCTTTTGAAACTTTAATCGAATATGTTTTTTTGGAATCTAATAAATTAATATTTAATATATCTTCGTTAGTAAGACCTTCAGTTTGTAAATCATAAGATTTGATCTGCTTCCAGCCTATAAAATTAGAAAAAGTATTGATTCCCCTCTTAGTTACTACTAATTTTCGATGATTTTTTGAATTTATAAACCCTGCACATGAACTTGCAAATACAAAATAGGTCTCTGTTAATTCAATATTAAAAAATATAAACTGAATTATTTCAACTATAATAATTCCCAACCATAAAACAATCAAACCATTAACCATTGTACTCTCCTTAAATAAAAACAAATTAAATAATTTATTTCTACAATACCTAGTTCCTTGATAGTACAAAACCTCTTTTGCATTCCATAATCTTAATTTAAACCGTAAATGATAAAATAAAGAAATACTCAATAATACTGTTACTACAAAAGATAAAACTCCATAAAAGGATAATTGCAAATTTTTTCTCCTTTCTATAATTTATTAATTTTATGTATTAATTACCATTATGTAAAAATTAAAGATAGTAATTGAAATAATCAGTATTGCAAATATCCATTATCTATAAAACTACTCTAGACATATCCCATTACACTATTACGATAAAAGAAATAATTCCCCTCTAAAGGAATTCTATTATTGAAATTTATCTTTAAACACAATAACTCCAGCTATTAACTGGAGCTTTGATTCGTCATACTATGTAAGTTACATTTTAAGTAAGCTTAGTTTTCCTGCATAATTTTAACTACTTTATCTTTTTTAAATTAGTTCTTTTTATTTATTGTCCCTTATCTTAATACCAACTCTACAATTTTTTAATCCACTGCTATTTACTAATTTTTCTGCTTAATCCAAAATTTCAAAACCTAAAAAACTAAATTCCTACTTCGTCTTGCAAATACGAAAACCATAATTGGGGCTAAAAAAATCTGGAAGTGTTTTGTGCCTACCTCTGCCTACCTCAAGATAACCAAAGAGAGTGCTACCAAAGCTACCACCGCACAAAAATCGCCTAGAGCGACCGAGAGAATTAGTCCATTCCCAAACATTACCAGACATATCATATATCCCAAGTTCATTAGCTTGCTTCTGCCCAACTGGATGAGGCTTCCATTTAGCATTTTCAGGATACCATGCCACGTCATCAATCGTATTACTTCCTGCATATGTTGTTGCCTCTCCATTAGCTCCACCACGAGCTGCATACTCCCATTCTTTTTTTGTAGGTAATCTATATCCATCTAAAGTAGATTTATCTGAACTTTTGAGTTCCCAACTGCTTAAATCATAAGCTGGAATCAATCCCTCCTGCTTACTCAACCAGTTACAATAAGCTACTGCTCCATACCATGATACTTTTATTACTGGAGTATCTTTATTCAGTGCATTATCCATACCATTTAACTTACCTGTAAAATAAAATCTACCATCATAACTTACTGGAGAAGAAAGAGGATTATCTATATCTATTATTTTTTTCCCTTGATAACTACCATCACTTGCTACTCCAGCACTGTTTAAAAACTTGATGAATTCTGCATAAGTTACTTCATACTTACCTATTTCTATATCATAATTTAGATTAATACTCCCATTATCAGCTGATGTTGTTCCTGCTGCTACTGTTACCATCGCACCTAAATTTACCGAATCATTTCGAT
This genomic interval carries:
- a CDS encoding S41 family peptidase, with amino-acid sequence MKKRIKIFLLLGLTLILVISGCAKNSELSKKEKLEDFNKLYKVLKENYPYFKVQKRKTGYNWLAHKDKFETMIANTQNNVEFYEVLKKIVQKVENGHTKVVGPQSYQKLKKLYNNVSKKEKYKDKVVPWVKVINNEKTKETYSLLLKQFREYKDNQKDVSNKSSYPEDKLKFKIIKDNKIAYVKIPRFSQDKRKKDYNKLIEFWKKTKDYSHLIIDIRGNSGGSDFYWIKNIVQPLLINPIEFKTYSAYKGGNYSIPFIKARVDKLYSTEELPNSKNYPPEVEKNFKYFSKKIKKIEPKNSIKFSGDIYVLVDKAVYSASETFSVFCKSTNWATLIGEKTGGDGIGFDPIFFSLPNSGLLIRFPVDMGLKPNGKANEEYHTVPDIRTNTPLKKVLNIIDRSDE
- a CDS encoding DUF5673 domain-containing protein: MQLSFYGVLSFVVTVLLSISLFYHLRFKLRLWNAKEVLYYQGTRYCRNKLFNLFLFKESTMVNGLIVLWLGIIIVEIIQFIFFNIELTETYFVFASSCAGFINSKNHRKLVVTKRGINTFSNFIGWKQIKSYDLQTEGLTNEDILNINLLDSKKTYSIKVSKGEEEKLERILEKNIG
- a CDS encoding formylglycine-generating enzyme family protein codes for the protein MEIKKLAVLSLVLILLLGLVGCLNDDNSTKHDLATGSKRDKRGEVIVDRNDSVNLGAMVTVAAGTTSADNGSINLNYDIEIGKYEVTYAEFIKFLNSAGVASDGSYQGKKIIDIDNPLSSPVSYDGRFYFTGKLNGMDNALNKDTPVIKVSWYGAVAYCNWLSKQEGLIPAYDLSSWELKSSDKSTLDGYRLPTKKEWEYAARGGANGEATTYAGSNTIDDVAWYPENAKWKPHPVGQKQANELGIYDMSGNVWEWTNSLGRSRRFLCGGSFGSTLFGYLEVGRGRHKTLPDFFSPNYGFRICKTK